The Desmonostoc muscorum LEGE 12446 genome includes a region encoding these proteins:
- a CDS encoding HNH endonuclease signature motif containing protein, with the protein MFGNVSPNYYSLALAYQTAQNAAQLTKIQAVWEKGFILPDCDPRIWRKDQFGRLINRYKYGKRQSTYGWEIDHIIPKSQGGSDHISNLRPLQWYINIVRQ; encoded by the coding sequence CTAATTATTATTCATTGGCGCTGGCCTATCAAACGGCTCAAAATGCAGCCCAATTAACTAAAATTCAAGCAGTATGGGAAAAGGGTTTTATTCTTCCAGACTGTGATCCAAGGATATGGCGGAAAGATCAGTTTGGAAGATTGATAAATAGATATAAGTATGGAAAGCGTCAATCTACTTATGGATGGGAAATTGACCATATAATACCAAAATCTCAAGGGGGCAGCGATCATATTTCCAACTTACGCCCCCTACAATGGTACATCAATATTGTTAGACAATAG
- a CDS encoding HNH endonuclease: MAKRSKSGRCVHCLQNVEYLTRDHIFPFAWYPDNTPENLQRWTIPSCKKCNEQYGRLEEDLLLRLGLCIDPEDAKSSGITDKVLRSIDPHYANDRREKRIRERKREKIKQEIVKWEAIPPRGLHPNFQVQSNVYYPEYASIPISADKLERLCHKIVRGITYFVDQTFIENNFEIQFLTVDDKAAQPILKKYQQHLNTYDRPGIKVVRAMTSENPDAGFYAIEIWGRLKMYAVVTPKKLS; the protein is encoded by the coding sequence ATGGCTAAACGATCTAAGTCAGGAAGATGTGTACATTGTTTACAAAATGTGGAATATTTGACACGAGATCATATATTCCCCTTTGCTTGGTATCCAGATAATACTCCTGAAAATTTGCAAAGATGGACAATTCCATCATGCAAAAAATGCAACGAGCAATATGGTAGATTGGAAGAAGATCTACTCTTGAGACTAGGTTTGTGTATTGATCCTGAAGATGCAAAGTCAAGCGGAATTACAGATAAGGTATTACGTTCAATAGATCCACACTATGCAAATGATAGAAGAGAAAAACGAATAAGAGAAAGAAAAAGAGAGAAGATAAAACAAGAAATAGTTAAATGGGAAGCAATTCCACCTAGAGGTTTACATCCAAATTTTCAAGTACAAAGCAATGTTTATTATCCAGAATATGCATCTATTCCAATATCAGCCGATAAGTTAGAACGTTTGTGTCATAAGATAGTTCGCGGCATAACTTATTTTGTTGATCAGACTTTTATAGAAAACAATTTTGAGATTCAATTTCTTACTGTAGATGATAAAGCTGCTCAACCCATACTAAAAAAATATCAACAACATTTGAACACATACGATCGCCCAGGTATTAAAGTAGTACGTGCTATGACAAGTGAAAATCCAGATGCTGGTTTTTATGCTATAGAAATATGGGGCAGATTAAAAATGTACGCCGTAGTAACGCCAAAGAAATTGTCATGA